The genomic segment cgagTTTACGCGTGTTTCTTTTTTTCTGTACCGTTTTTGTCGATATTTGAGGATCTGAACCGTATTAATCGCAAAAGCACACAGAAATCAGAATTGAATAATACATCGGTATATATACTAATGTTTATATGCATAGTATATTTAAGTGTCACATAAGTTGACTATACATACGgctataagtataatttaataaatgaaaatgaaaataataaataaataaatgaaaataattggaACAAATCAATtagtatcaaatataaaatcactatctatatgttaataaaaactacatttgttgtaatatattgtttataatatatactttgaaAATGGTCCACGTGGTCTTGCAGACGATAAAAGCTCgacattttaatacaaggtttctcataagtttataatataaaaggtaaccatttaaaaataatagcgaTACGCTaagtaagttattttttttattaatattttaagtttaaattttgacgatATTCTTCATAATtacgaaaattttaaaattattttgtagttaagaattaataaaatgttaaatttttatagctaagaattgaaaatgttttcaaatgtgGTCAATATGGTTTCTCCATAAGTAATTTATACTGCAaccaaaatattctaaaaaatatataaacacagttttttactagacattttaagttaaaatttggacgaaattagatatttaaacaaagaacaacaattatagttattttgtggtaatttaaaaatattattagtgggtacttgaaacttttaaagtaggtacctaaattattgttgtattttaaacttataaactactcatccaaaatttgattttaaaaatagagaaaaataacaatttataataattattataaaaaagaataaaaatattactttttaaagaattaaaattatgtagaaaaatattagataaaaaatagaaaaaaataatttttgaaataataagtagCTTAAATTAAATGGATAACCcggtgtaatatatatacatttatgtatctATTGACATTTTATCAAACTCATAAAACAGATGGCTGAAAAAAATGACATTCGTgagatttgaatattataagcAGTTTCTACATTATAAATCACTTGTAACTTGTATACTTGAATGCCATAAACGTATGCTATAAGATACACTCGTTTTGGGATAGTGGTATATGCCAGTATTAATGGATTATCTTAAATTCTAGGATTTAAGTTAAATGGCAACAATCAGTTGCGTGCCCAGGGGGTGATAGAGGTTAACCCCCCCCCACCCCCTATCGGATCAAGaaaattacataatagtattttatattacattattacacgTCGTATTCACTTGTCATTCAATATTCAAATCATAATtcctaatagttattatttattaaatcgcTATCGTTGCCTATtgcctataggtactataatatcatagattTATATTGTCACATATATCAATACGCTataacctattaatatttagttaatatggttaaaaacattaaccgtgataatattatgaccattgttattaattattgtactattttccaaatatatgtattatgatattaatattaacgtagaatctataatctataaaatattgttctatgctaTAATGGTCGTGATACACTGATACGAATCGTAACCTTATTATCAAGATTTTCAATGAAGAAATTTGAGTTTAAGAGCGTTCAAGAAGTTACATGTGCAATATACAAACGATACGTATCGGACTCAGACTTCGATACGAGCCGGTACGTAACTATTCCTGTTGGTACGTGTTACGTGATacgtatcaaattttttttcttgaaaatcttCTATCCTTTCTGTAATTACAGCATCagaaaaaagataattttctaCTTTAGAGCGTTTAAAAACATACCTTAGAAACACAACATCAGAAAATAGATTGAATGGTTTGGCGTTTCTAAATATACATCAAGAAATTAAAGTTACACAagacaatgttttaaaattattatcatttaatgccagaaaattaaactttagacaaattaatttttttcatcttgtacataagataatataacaaGCATATTTAAAagtctgacatttttttttttaatcaataactaTGTATAACTATGTGATATACAATTAAAGATTACTATTGTTCTTGTGTAGTGCCTTATAAGTAGCTTAGTagctagtataatactatagtatgtattataggACCGCTTCCTTTTTgataacctatttttttttttttgctcagtACATAGTGTCTAGACTCTAAGGCCTACAATTGTGATAAACCGGAACTTCTTTGACAACCCCCACCCCCTTTTGAAatcctgggcacgccactggCAACAATTGTTGGTATATAGTTGTAAAGTGTAatgtacttgtataatatataaaagagtGCGCACACTCTACGCTTTAcaccatttaattattatttatatacaaaagtaCACTCTAAGCAGACCATTATAGTACTTGGTTGTacttaatattagttatataagtgtaaataatttttattttggaatatcttgccaattttttataatctaaatcatttattttacatttttaaaggttatatttatactttatttatttaggtaggaatttattatttgtattattatcattattataatacatattaccaGATTGTATTGTAACAGAGGGTTGATCAATAACATTAACAAATGTacgagtatatttttaaatatttagaaatgtattttattttattttgcgctaataataaacaaatttaatattttcatatccaAATACATTTGTAATGAATATGTCTGACTAAAAAAATGATCTGATTAAATGTGTCctagtttcaataaaaaaaaattaattagattttaattaaaattacaattttattagaaaataataataatttatttttatttaataataggtattgttaGATTATTTACTGTGTTATTTTCATGGCATTGAGAAATTTTTTGTTAGATTCATTAAGGTTTAGCTATATTGGtacattaaattacttatagttatagatataataaatggttTATAGATAcgcaaaaatgtataacaaacaCTACAATCTAaggtttacatttttagattctccagccatattaatataattattaagatattaggAGAGTGTGGAGTGAAGCACacatctgtaaaaaaaaattagtggtcGATCATTTTGCAACTAAACTTGGAAtgaacttcggcgccactgcagtatattttatacagggaGGGATTTAATACCTATTGCCTCCAATTTATCCTACATTGTATAGATAagtaaattaatctaaatagattaacataatatgagtTTCGTGAAATTCAATATCAATGTAACACGATCACACAATTTTCGGTTAACTTCGCATTACCTACAAAATCGTAACAGTATTTTATGACTCAGAAAGTAGGAACTCGCATACCCATtctttgacttattttgagtatttttgtTCTAGTAggttgattatatatttatacgatacATTTATAGGTTTGGTTAagaatttgatttataaaatatcaagtaaAATATAGTGCACAAACTATGACGTAACCATATTAATGATTTCttcaaatatcataaaaacttGACCGCAAAACTACTGTCGAAAGATgaggaaatatataatttaaattttataacgaacaaattatatacttttcgccacttataataattatcgtaccTAAGCAATAACCCGTGATATCTAtcaataattagtttattttatttcataaaatatttcaacacaataatatttaataatattataatacataatattatgtattataactattaactttataatattatgtatacattaataattaaagttctcaaattgataacataaaaaaacaattaaaatatttgtttgattatctattaattcattataatatatacaaattttgtaACAAATTTGGTACTCTGGATGAGTAAGTTATACTCATGATAAAATCAATcctactttaaaataaactatataacttCTATgtgacttaatatttaaaaaataaatatatttagaaggTAATAATATGCTTATCACTATGACCCtactttatcataatattatgtataacgcataaatcattaatttattgaatacctaagtaatattttgtttgataattattatttggtaagacaactatacataatatttgtactaaactataatataatatataaaatgtgtatatatatatatatatatatatatatacatacatacgaGAATCGAAACAGTACCATAGGTTTGTATGGGCCATAGACGAAAAACACGGTAACTGTCGTCGACTGAAGGCATTTATACTATGCTTGGCGTTGTAATGTCGGACGGAGATGACGTTGACGATACGGCGTCGGAAGTTAATGCGGAAGTGGAATCTGCAGCCGGTACGGTGTTCGATACCGTCGACGTAATCGCTCCTAACTCAGAACCGGAAGCTTCCGGTGTATTGAAAGTAGAGTTGGATACGTTGATAGGAGTCGAAACAGGGACGTTGGCCAACCCGGGATCCGATGTCTGGACGGCAGCGGGTACGCTATCCGTGGGGTCCGACGCCGGAAATGAGTTTGGCAGCGTGGCCGGTGCAGTTTCCGGTACAGTCGTCGATTTCGGCTCGTCGACGAGCGCTGTTGCTGTTGATTCTGTTGCCGCTGCTTCTGTATCCGCCGCTTCTGTTGCCGCCGCTGCTTCGAGCATAGCGCTTTCAGGTACGATGGCGATGGCGGGGGGTGGAGTAGTGATATGTGCCGGCGGAGCGGGCGACAAAGACGGGAGTAAACGATTTGAGGGGACTGCGGGATTTAACAAATCGGAGCCGGGTCCTGAAACAGACGATAAAAGTGAAAGGAACTGCTGTAGTTCAGCCGGACCAATCTGCAGGTTAGGCGTTGCAGGATAAGGAGTAGGCGTTAATAGTGCAGGCAGACTCGCAGGTGTGAAACCACGAGACGAAGAGCTCAACGACGGTAACGGTAACCGGTGCGGCAGTTCCTGAGTAGCGAAATATTCGAGCAAGAGATCAATAAGAATTCGGTCGTTACCGGAAATGTTCGTCGAAACAGGCACTGAATAACGCGGTACCGGGACCGGCAGAAGTGCAGTGTCAGCAGGAATTGGATTTGATAGCGAAGACGTAAACGAAATGGGTGAAATACTTGGAATTTTATTTAACGCGTCGGGGTATTGCAGTCCGAGTGTGGGTGGTGCACACGAGGACGGTGTGTGGCGCGGAATCGCTGGAGTCGGAGCGGCGGCACCCGGATTGGAACACGGCGACTGCGGGCCCGGAACCTTGTGACTTCGCAGTGTACACGAGTGGACGCCATCCTATAAAACATCATGATATGAACACggacaatattataacacgatcatattatattaatcaagattatgatttttgtgttacactacaatatattattattgttagccTTTAGTTACGCACGTGGTATCAAAGCAAATATAGTTTCGCGTGTGGGAGATAATATTTCCgttcaaataagtaataatatttttgatacgattttattaattaccaattgtttattatacataaattaaacataataataaattatacattttttttttactcaataatttataagtatatcacttgttcatttttatatacgaatttttatttttatttatacgtgttatttacaaataaaaaatacccaCGCGCGTTACCTAAGGTTAaagatgaataataattataagactgcattattatagtattataatgatatacctgCATGACCTGCAACGACACCAGTATTGCTAAAAAATATGTCCAATCTGCCATCATTCgtaggtacaatataggtaacaaGTATAAGTACAACGGAGTTCAGCTACGCACTAACTGATCTGCTCGATTGCACCTATTTgagtttatataggtatctatataccGCGGTTAAACGTCGATAACACAAACGTTATCGCGGCACGTTACCGCCACATCAAATAGATTGTACGGTTTTACattcgtaataatatacctaatatagaataatatttcaataacaagGTGTCAAGTATACGAATGTCGTAAATAGGAATGCAGCATATCGTGATGGTAAACAGATAGAGGTTCACGAACTTATAGAAAACTGCGAGATACCAGTGagattatgaattatatattaatatattatgcctataGGTACCAAGGATAAAGCGAGTGTGTGGTGTATATAATCAGCTCATTCAGCGACGCGCATATATTTCCACGCTAAGTCTGCGTTCATTGTTTTATTGGTGGGCAAAcgattacataacattatactctgttataataatgtgtatcagagatatagaaattatttatattttattatcacgaTATGGGTCAATTTACCACTCAAAAACAACTAGACTGCATTTTTTAAGAGTACGTGTTGTAccaaactaggtacctacctatatgacaaaaaatacaaataaatattaagtaattttattttataaggattttttaacatattatattattattaaactataaatattattgtgtacaatttattattctatttttatttatttcatttgacaatttaacatttccttattgattttttaaaaatagagtaAATACAGTGAACAAGAGCCTTTTCTAAAAACTATATGCACCATCGACGTATATGTGTACATCACCCATAACTCATAAGCATTGATAAGGGaggataaaaatgataataggacaatattcataaaatgttttaattataaattgaaccTGGAATATCACTATGCTCCCCACCCTCCCATGGTGTCCATGTAGCCATACCATATACGCCACTGATGAGCAGTATTATCTACTAAgctaaaatattctataaatgtcaaaaagtaattttttttatggtattcaCTTATACAATAATGcctgtatttttatttgctaCATATTGTATTTAGGAATCGGGATCAGATAgagtaagtaataatttatcattattatttaaatttaattcatgtagtacctacttgtagtatattatatacctttcttcaagaaaaaaacatattttaatcttatgtattaggtaattgccctatgtataatatgtttttgaaacGAAGTTTTTTATTGCATAATGCGGGCTGGCCGGGAAATAACGTTACTAacgaaatactataatttataatatattaaaccattattttagccaaaacatccaatttttattccattatagtattatactgatGATTGATCTAGTAATGCGAGAATACTTtctaaaactgatttgaattcgtttTTATTTCTACTTGAGATTAGCCAGTTCACTTTTTACAATTTCAATCCCCCCCCCCACATCTATAAATTTagcttgaatattttgaaatttcagaattttcaaacgttgattattCGGTATTTATTTGGAATTAAAATCAGAAATTCTTAAAATGTGGACTGACCGATCTCAAATAGATATTCTAACGAATTCATATcagttttctaaaatattatcgcATTATTAGATCGATCGGTAggatggaacaaaaaaaaagtgtataatgtatttatagttattagtttttgaattacaacaaaataagaaaatcgctacatgtgaaatcgattgaatatccaatgttgtaaaaatatgagcttcaaacactcataaaaatgtaatttgactttcttgtagaaattttattttgataaaggtagacaaaattatgaagaatcttgtattacattttaaaatcttagatttaaaaagaaaaatttttacgtattcttaactcaaaataatttgctaattttcgtaatttttccattgatattttgtcaatttttgaactttaaatgctaataaaaaaaactgtgactaaggatttttaattatttttaactatcgttgtaacaataaattaggatataaataaatttttactgacattcataagaaaaaaactaaaaaaattgaaaccttttaaaatttaatccgaccatataaaaaataatgtattttttacctacctatacctatctataataggtaggtagatttGTATCtacagataaaattaaataattatcaatacttAACTTAATATGGTGATTTGTtatgaa from the Acyrthosiphon pisum isolate AL4f chromosome X, pea_aphid_22Mar2018_4r6ur, whole genome shotgun sequence genome contains:
- the LOC100168167 gene encoding mucin-2 isoform X1 — its product is MMADWTYFLAILVSLQVMQDGVHSCTLRSHKVPGPQSPCSNPGAAAPTPAIPRHTPSSCAPPTLGLQYPDALNKIPSISPISFTSSLSNPIPADTALLPVPVPRYSVPVSTNISGNDRILIDLLLEYFATQELPHRLPLPSLSSSSRGFTPASLPALLTPTPYPATPNLQIGPAELQQFLSLLSSVSGPGSDLLNPAVPSNRLLPSLSPAPPAHITTPPPAIAIVPESAMLEAAAATEAADTEAAATESTATALVDEPKSTTVPETAPATLPNSFPASDPTDSVPAAVQTSDPGLANVPVSTPINVSNSTFNTPEASGSELGAITSTVSNTVPAADSTSALTSDAVSSTSSPSDITTPSIV
- the LOC100168167 gene encoding leucine-rich repeat extensin-like protein 5 isoform X3 — protein: MMADWTYFLAILVSLQVMQDGVHSCTLRSHKVPGPQSPCSNPGAAAPTPAIPRHTPSSCAPPTLGLQYPDALNKIPRPGSDLLNPAVPSNRLLPSLSPAPPAHITTPPPAIAIVPESAMLEAAAATEAADTEAAATESTATALVDEPKSTTVPETAPATLPNSFPASDPTDSVPAAVQTSDPGLANVPVSTPINVSNSTFNTPEASGSELGAITSTVSNTVPAADSTSALTSDAVSSTSSPSDITTPSIV
- the LOC100168167 gene encoding mucin-2 isoform X2: MMADWTYFLAILVSLQVMQDGVHSCTLRSHKVPGPQSPCSNPGAAAPTPAIPRHTPSSCAPPTLGLQYPDALNKIPSISPISFTSSLSNPIPADTALLPVPVPRYSVPVSTNISGPGSDLLNPAVPSNRLLPSLSPAPPAHITTPPPAIAIVPESAMLEAAAATEAADTEAAATESTATALVDEPKSTTVPETAPATLPNSFPASDPTDSVPAAVQTSDPGLANVPVSTPINVSNSTFNTPEASGSELGAITSTVSNTVPAADSTSALTSDAVSSTSSPSDITTPSIV